The Muricauda sp. SCSIO 65647 genome includes a region encoding these proteins:
- a CDS encoding amidophosphoribosyltransferase, protein MSDAIKHECGISLIRLLKPLEYYQEKYGSAFYGVNKMYLMMEKQHNRGQDGAGFASIKLNMAPGERYMSRVRSAEAQPIQDIFDQINARVNSVISENVDKTSDVAWQKKNIPYIGELLLGHVRYGTFGKNSIESVHPFLRQNNWMHRNLIVAGNFNMTNVDELFGNLVELGQHPKEMVDTVTVMEKIGHFLDDAVAKLYKEIKKEGFNKREASPMIAKRLNVAKVLKKSSKNWDGGYTMAGLLGHGDAFVLRDPAGIRPAYHYQDDEIVVVASERPAIQTVFNVPYESVKELDPGHAVIIKKNGSTSIREIIRPVEKKSCSFERIYFSRGSDKEIYGERKKLGQLLFPQILQAVDGDLLNTVFSYIPNTAETSFFGMVKEAQNYLNKKKEEQILALGQDITKEQLHKILDIRPRIEKVAIKDAKLRTFITQDSSRDDLVAHVYDVTYGSVKKSDNLVIIDDSIVRGTTLKKSILKMLDRLNPKKIIVVSSAPQIRYPDCYGIDMAKLEDFVAFRAALALHKEQGTMHIVDDIYYKCKEQVKSPKIEPVNYVQDFYAPFTAGQISDKIASMLSPKDVQAEVQIIYQTIENLHAACPKNLGDWYFTGDYPTPGGNKVVNRAFVNFYEGKNQRAYSQITV, encoded by the coding sequence ATGAGTGATGCTATCAAGCACGAATGCGGGATTTCGCTGATACGGCTGCTAAAACCCTTAGAATATTACCAAGAAAAATACGGGTCGGCTTTTTACGGTGTCAACAAGATGTACCTGATGATGGAAAAACAGCACAACCGAGGCCAAGATGGTGCCGGTTTTGCCAGCATCAAACTGAACATGGCCCCTGGTGAGCGATATATGAGCAGGGTACGATCGGCCGAAGCGCAGCCCATTCAAGATATTTTTGATCAAATCAATGCAAGGGTCAATTCGGTCATTTCTGAAAACGTTGACAAAACCTCTGATGTGGCCTGGCAGAAAAAAAACATTCCCTATATCGGCGAACTACTTTTGGGACACGTACGGTATGGTACCTTTGGCAAAAACAGCATCGAAAGTGTACACCCTTTTTTAAGGCAGAACAATTGGATGCACCGTAACCTCATCGTGGCCGGTAATTTCAATATGACCAATGTGGATGAACTCTTTGGAAATTTGGTCGAACTGGGGCAACACCCAAAAGAAATGGTAGACACCGTCACGGTTATGGAAAAAATCGGTCATTTTTTAGACGATGCCGTGGCAAAGCTTTACAAAGAAATCAAAAAAGAAGGTTTCAACAAGCGAGAAGCTTCCCCGATGATCGCCAAAAGGTTAAATGTGGCCAAAGTATTGAAAAAGTCTTCCAAAAACTGGGATGGCGGTTACACTATGGCTGGGCTTTTAGGCCACGGCGATGCCTTTGTGTTGAGGGATCCGGCGGGCATTCGGCCAGCTTATCACTATCAAGATGACGAAATTGTCGTGGTGGCTTCAGAACGGCCTGCCATTCAAACGGTTTTCAACGTTCCCTACGAAAGCGTAAAAGAACTCGATCCAGGGCACGCCGTTATCATCAAAAAGAATGGCTCCACATCCATCAGGGAAATCATTCGGCCCGTAGAAAAAAAATCATGTTCATTCGAGCGTATTTACTTCTCTAGGGGCAGTGACAAAGAAATCTATGGAGAGCGTAAAAAATTGGGACAGTTATTGTTTCCCCAAATATTGCAGGCGGTTGACGGCGACTTGTTGAACACCGTGTTCTCATATATTCCAAATACGGCTGAAACTTCCTTTTTCGGAATGGTGAAAGAGGCACAAAACTATTTGAACAAAAAAAAGGAAGAACAGATTTTGGCCTTGGGCCAGGATATTACCAAAGAGCAACTGCACAAAATTCTTGATATTCGGCCAAGAATCGAAAAAGTGGCCATAAAAGATGCCAAGCTCAGAACGTTTATCACCCAAGACAGCAGTAGGGATGATTTGGTTGCCCACGTTTATGATGTCACCTACGGATCGGTCAAAAAGTCTGACAACCTCGTTATTATTGATGATAGTATTGTTCGGGGCACCACATTGAAAAAGAGTATTCTTAAGATGTTGGACAGATTGAATCCGAAAAAGATAATCGTGGTTTCTTCGGCTCCCCAGATTCGATATCCTGATTGCTATGGCATCGACATGGCCAAGCTCGAAGATTTCGTGGCCTTTAGGGCTGCACTTGCCCTACACAAAGAGCAGGGTACGATGCATATTGTGGATGACATTTATTACAAATGTAAAGAGCAGGTAAAATCTCCAAAAATTGAGCCCGTCAATTATGTGCAGGATTTCTATGCCCCGTTCACCGCTGGACAGATATCTGATAAGATAGCATCAATGCTAAGTCCGAAAGACGTACAGGCAGAAGTACAGATTATATATCAGACCATCGAAAACCTTCATGCCGCTTGCCCAAAGAATCTCGGTGATTGGTACTTTACCGGTGACTACCCTACCCCCGGGGGCAACAAAGTGGTCAATCGTGCTTTCGTGAATTTCTATGAAGGCAAAAACCAGCGTGCTTATTCACAGATTACCGTTTAA
- a CDS encoding PAS domain-containing protein: MKEFEVYDSAAQRFYDTLTIKSPPLASWDFYAMHFDTICNNYLDISLLKNIAKRNKWSASQPFEDHLLNDGLVIVVTDAQLRIVHATHNIFSMTGYSPEEILGKRPKIFQGKDTCQKTSKRIGEAIKKREPFEETILNYRKDGSTYNCRILAEPIYNTSGDVINFIAYEKEVA, translated from the coding sequence ATGAAAGAATTTGAAGTCTATGATTCTGCGGCACAACGATTTTATGATACACTAACGATCAAAAGCCCTCCCTTGGCCTCTTGGGATTTCTATGCCATGCATTTCGATACTATCTGTAATAATTATCTAGACATCTCTCTTTTGAAAAACATTGCAAAAAGGAATAAGTGGAGCGCATCGCAACCTTTTGAAGACCATTTGCTCAATGACGGTCTTGTAATCGTGGTCACCGATGCACAATTGCGAATTGTTCATGCAACCCATAATATTTTCTCCATGACCGGTTATAGCCCCGAAGAAATTTTGGGCAAACGACCCAAAATCTTTCAAGGCAAGGATACCTGCCAAAAAACATCAAAAAGAATCGGGGAAGCTATAAAGAAAAGAGAGCCTTTTGAAGAGACCATACTAAATTATAGAAAAGACGGAAGCACGTACAACTGTCGAATTCTTGCAGAACCGATCTATAACACCTCGGGCGATGTGATCAACTTCATTGCCTACGAAAAAGAAGTAGCCTAA
- the rnc gene encoding ribonuclease III, giving the protein MKFSPKIFNSLPKSDGDFFLGMKKILGFKPKDIGIYKKAFLHRSLNKRDVDGNPLNYERLEFLGDAMLGTIISKHLYSEVPNGDEGYLTKMRSKIVSRKHLNELGKDLNLLKHVESRIPKSHFGENIHGNVFEAVVGAIYLDRGYHYCEKFIHERVIEPYVDIEQLEGKVISYKSLVIEWCQKQKKNFHYDVYEDTGNDELKHFAVKLSIEDKIAAKARATSKKKAEEKASKRAYFALQNKIEAAQS; this is encoded by the coding sequence ATGAAGTTTTCGCCCAAAATATTTAATTCCCTTCCGAAATCGGACGGGGATTTTTTTTTGGGAATGAAAAAAATTCTTGGTTTTAAACCAAAGGATATCGGTATCTACAAAAAGGCCTTTTTACACCGATCTTTGAATAAAAGGGATGTTGATGGCAACCCCTTGAACTATGAACGCCTCGAGTTTTTGGGCGATGCGATGCTGGGCACCATCATCTCAAAACACCTATACAGTGAAGTTCCCAATGGAGATGAGGGCTATCTGACCAAAATGCGCTCAAAGATCGTCAGTCGAAAACACTTAAATGAATTGGGCAAAGACCTCAACTTGCTCAAACATGTAGAAAGTAGAATACCGAAATCACATTTTGGTGAAAACATACATGGCAATGTGTTTGAAGCAGTGGTCGGAGCCATCTATTTAGACCGTGGATATCACTACTGTGAGAAGTTTATTCATGAAAGGGTCATTGAACCTTATGTTGATATTGAACAATTGGAAGGAAAGGTCATTAGCTATAAGAGCTTGGTCATTGAATGGTGTCAGAAGCAAAAAAAGAATTTCCATTACGATGTCTATGAAGACACGGGCAATGATGAGTTGAAACATTTTGCGGTTAAACTTTCAATAGAAGACAAAATAGCGGCCAAGGCAAGGGCCACCTCAAAGAAAAAAGCAGAAGAAAAAGCATCAAAGCGTGCCTACTTTGCACTACAGAACAAAATTGAAGCGGCTCAATCATGA
- a CDS encoding superoxide dismutase yields the protein MAFELPNLPYAYDALEPHIDARTMEIHHTKHHNGYTTKLNGAISGTDLEHKTIEDLLKNLDMSNGAVRNNGGGYYNHCLFWEIMSPDGGGSPSGELATAIDVAFGSFDGFKDKFSAAAGSRFGSGWAWLCVHKGGKLEICSTPNQDNPLMPEIGCEGHPILGLDVWEHAYYLNYQNRRPDYISAFFNVINWDEVAKRYAGNK from the coding sequence ATGGCTTTTGAATTACCCAATTTGCCTTATGCCTATGATGCTTTGGAACCACATATCGATGCCCGTACTATGGAAATTCACCATACCAAGCACCATAATGGCTATACCACAAAATTGAACGGAGCGATTAGTGGCACCGATCTTGAACACAAGACCATCGAAGATCTTTTGAAGAATTTAGATATGTCGAACGGCGCAGTTCGAAACAATGGCGGCGGTTATTACAACCACTGCCTTTTTTGGGAAATAATGTCACCCGATGGGGGAGGAAGCCCTTCGGGCGAGTTGGCCACTGCCATCGATGTTGCCTTTGGCTCGTTTGATGGGTTCAAAGATAAATTCAGTGCTGCGGCAGGAAGTCGATTTGGCTCAGGCTGGGCTTGGCTGTGCGTTCATAAAGGCGGAAAACTCGAGATTTGTTCGACCCCCAACCAAGATAACCCATTGATGCCCGAGATAGGCTGTGAAGGCCACCCAATTTTAGGATTGGATGTCTGGGAACATGCTTACTATCTCAATTATCAGAACCGAAGGCCCGATTACATTTCAGCTTTTTTCAATGTTATCAACTGGGATGAGGTCGCAAAACGGTATGCAGGGAACAAATAG
- a CDS encoding viroplasmin family protein, with translation MAKKKFYVVWKGKRPGIYESWEDCKAQIEGFKGAQYKSFSTFQEAKKAFNGNYLEYKGKKVGKPRLTPEELLKIGEPNYHSIAVDAASSGNPGKMEYQGVDTRTKKVLFKQGPFTEGTSNIGEFLALVHGLAFLKQKKSDRLLYSDSRIAIGWVQKKKCGTKLQQNKKNKKLFELIERAEHWLKSNRYNTPIVKWETRAWGEIPADFGRK, from the coding sequence ATGGCTAAGAAGAAGTTTTATGTCGTTTGGAAGGGGAAGCGCCCCGGAATCTATGAGTCTTGGGAAGATTGCAAGGCCCAGATCGAAGGCTTCAAGGGCGCACAGTATAAATCTTTTTCCACCTTTCAGGAAGCCAAAAAAGCATTCAACGGCAACTATCTCGAATACAAAGGAAAGAAAGTGGGTAAACCAAGACTTACTCCAGAAGAACTTTTAAAAATCGGCGAGCCAAACTATCACTCTATTGCAGTTGATGCCGCCTCAAGTGGCAATCCTGGCAAAATGGAGTATCAAGGGGTCGATACACGTACCAAAAAGGTGTTGTTCAAGCAAGGGCCTTTTACCGAGGGCACCAGTAATATCGGTGAGTTTCTGGCCCTAGTGCATGGCCTGGCCTTTTTAAAGCAAAAAAAGAGTGATCGTTTACTTTATTCCGATTCCCGTATTGCCATAGGTTGGGTTCAAAAGAAAAAATGTGGCACCAAGCTTCAACAAAACAAAAAGAACAAGAAATTGTTTGAGCTTATTGAACGCGCTGAACACTGGCTAAAGTCCAATCGATACAATACGCCGATCGTCAAGTGGGAGACCAGGGCATGGGGTGAGATTCCTGCAGACTTTGGCCGAAAATAA
- a CDS encoding PfkB family carbohydrate kinase: MGKLLIVGTIAFDAIETPFGKTDKILGGAATFIGMAASQFKVESGIVSVVGDDLPEDYLQLLRDKNIDLSGVEIVKGGKTFFWKGKYRNDLNTRDTLVTELNTLANFDPLVPKTFKNADVVMLGNLHPDIQMSVIDQMSERPKLIVLDTMNFWMDNTWDELMEVIAKIDVITINDEEARQLTHEHSLVKAASKIQAMGPKYVVIKKGEHGALLFHQDHIFFAPALPIKEVFDPTGAGDTFAGGFVGYLAETKNITFENLKNAVIHGSNLASFCVEKFGVDRMLHLQKKEVNDRLLQFKELTQFNIELKQPQTL; encoded by the coding sequence ATGGGCAAACTCTTGATTGTGGGCACCATAGCCTTTGATGCCATTGAAACCCCTTTTGGAAAAACGGACAAGATTTTAGGTGGCGCGGCCACTTTCATAGGTATGGCCGCCTCGCAATTTAAGGTTGAATCGGGCATTGTCTCGGTAGTGGGTGACGATCTACCTGAAGACTATTTACAGCTTTTGAGGGACAAAAATATAGACCTTTCAGGTGTTGAAATCGTGAAAGGCGGTAAGACGTTCTTTTGGAAAGGAAAATACCGGAATGACCTTAACACACGAGATACTCTGGTGACGGAACTCAACACCCTCGCTAATTTCGATCCACTTGTGCCCAAAACATTCAAGAATGCCGATGTAGTGATGTTGGGCAATCTTCATCCTGATATTCAGATGAGTGTCATTGACCAAATGTCTGAACGGCCCAAACTTATCGTTCTAGATACCATGAACTTTTGGATGGACAACACGTGGGATGAACTCATGGAGGTGATAGCCAAAATCGATGTCATTACCATCAATGACGAGGAAGCACGGCAATTGACACATGAACACTCATTGGTCAAGGCAGCCTCAAAAATACAGGCCATGGGCCCAAAATATGTGGTCATCAAAAAGGGAGAGCACGGTGCGCTCCTGTTTCATCAAGATCATATCTTTTTTGCCCCTGCATTGCCAATTAAAGAGGTCTTCGACCCAACAGGTGCCGGTGACACCTTTGCCGGGGGCTTTGTCGGGTATCTCGCCGAAACAAAGAACATAACGTTTGAGAATTTGAAGAACGCCGTTATACATGGATCGAACCTTGCCTCTTTCTGTGTAGAAAAGTTCGGTGTCGACCGTATGTTGCACTTGCAAAAGAAAGAAGTCAACGACCGACTATTGCAATTTAAAGAATTGACCCAATTTAATATTGAACTAAAACAACCCCAAACCCTGTGA
- a CDS encoding helix-turn-helix domain-containing protein, whose product MKFEYRDSKIGALLGFTDNIKKDQNAFTITKDTIKFLWNRQDQPVSFSLDGQEIVLQPRQLVTLTYLQHVSFERTKQPIAAFVFNREFYCINDHDSEVSCNGILFFGTQDIPIVTIPEAQRQRFNLLYEIFMEEFMTSDKIQGDMLQMLLKRLIIMCTRLAKEQLIVKELNNDQIDIIRKFNFLVDVHYKTKRKVGEYADMLYKSPKTLSNLFAIYNQKTPQQIILERLALEAKRLIHFTDKQNQEIAYELGFNDPAHFSRFFRKMTQTTPSEYRESLNLSA is encoded by the coding sequence ATGAAATTTGAATATCGCGATTCTAAAATTGGGGCCCTTCTAGGGTTTACCGACAACATCAAAAAAGACCAAAACGCCTTTACCATTACCAAAGACACCATTAAGTTTCTTTGGAACCGTCAAGACCAACCCGTCTCCTTCTCTTTGGATGGCCAAGAGATTGTGCTGCAACCAAGGCAGTTGGTCACACTGACCTACCTGCAGCATGTATCATTTGAACGCACAAAACAGCCAATTGCCGCATTCGTCTTCAATCGTGAATTTTATTGTATCAATGACCATGATAGTGAGGTCTCGTGCAACGGCATACTCTTTTTTGGCACCCAAGACATACCGATAGTCACCATTCCAGAAGCGCAGCGACAACGCTTCAATTTATTGTATGAGATCTTCATGGAAGAGTTTATGACCTCAGATAAAATTCAGGGCGATATGCTGCAGATGTTGCTTAAGCGTCTTATCATAATGTGCACGAGACTGGCGAAAGAACAGCTTATCGTTAAAGAACTCAACAACGACCAAATCGATATTATTAGAAAATTCAATTTTTTGGTCGACGTACATTATAAGACAAAAAGAAAAGTGGGCGAATATGCCGATATGTTATATAAGTCGCCGAAGACACTCTCCAATCTTTTTGCAATCTATAACCAGAAAACGCCACAGCAGATCATTCTTGAACGATTGGCACTTGAGGCCAAACGATTGATTCACTTTACCGATAAACAAAACCAAGAAATCGCCTATGAACTTGGGTTCAACGACCCGGCCCATTTTAGCCGATTTTTCAGAAAGATGACCCAAACCACTCCCTCAGAGTATAGAGAAAGCCTGAATTTATCTGCCTAA
- the pyk gene encoding pyruvate kinase: MPTKKKTKIVATLGPATNRRETLKSMIEAGVDVFRINFSHANYDDVVERIDLIRDLNKELGTNTAILADLQGPKLRVGVMGGEVVVAPDDEISFVTGEPFEGNAERVYMNYKNFPKDVKPGERILLDDGKLIFEVLSSNSKDEVKAKVVQGGPLKSKKGVNLPNTNISLPALTEKDIKDAIFAVKQEVDWIALSFVRHSQDLIDLQNLVKEHSEHKIPIIAKIEKPEAVENIDKIVAYCDGMMVARGDLGVEIPAQEVPLIQKKLVLRAKKARIPVIIATQMMETMITSLTPTRAEVNDVANSVMDGADAVMLSGETSVGNYPIQVIEKMTSILKSVEGSSLITVPQNPPHIRTKRYITKSVCYHAALMANEIQAKAISTLTNSGYTAFQISAWRPSAHILVFTSNKRILTQLNLLWGVKAFYYDRYVSTDETIEDVNAIACKKGFLDVGDMLISLAAMPIKDKGMVNTLRVTEIETCSF; encoded by the coding sequence ATGCCGACCAAGAAAAAGACCAAGATTGTGGCCACTTTAGGGCCCGCTACGAATAGGCGTGAAACGCTTAAGAGTATGATAGAGGCTGGGGTAGATGTCTTTCGCATCAATTTTTCACATGCGAATTATGATGACGTGGTCGAACGTATCGACCTGATCCGAGATCTGAATAAAGAACTCGGTACAAATACCGCCATTTTGGCAGATCTACAGGGTCCGAAGCTCAGGGTGGGGGTCATGGGCGGTGAGGTTGTCGTGGCACCCGACGATGAAATTTCTTTTGTTACCGGAGAACCCTTTGAGGGAAATGCTGAGCGGGTATACATGAACTATAAAAACTTTCCCAAAGATGTAAAGCCCGGTGAGCGAATTCTTCTTGATGATGGCAAACTGATTTTCGAGGTGCTATCGTCAAACTCAAAAGATGAAGTGAAGGCCAAGGTTGTTCAAGGGGGGCCATTGAAGTCAAAAAAGGGGGTCAATTTACCCAATACGAACATCTCACTTCCGGCGTTGACCGAAAAAGATATCAAAGATGCCATTTTTGCCGTCAAGCAAGAGGTTGATTGGATCGCCCTTTCATTCGTTCGCCATAGTCAAGACCTTATCGATCTACAGAATCTTGTTAAAGAGCATTCAGAACATAAAATACCTATCATTGCCAAGATCGAAAAGCCGGAGGCAGTCGAAAATATTGATAAGATAGTCGCCTATTGTGATGGAATGATGGTTGCCCGTGGCGATTTGGGCGTCGAAATTCCTGCCCAAGAAGTACCGCTGATTCAAAAGAAACTGGTATTGCGTGCCAAAAAGGCGAGAATACCCGTAATCATCGCTACCCAGATGATGGAAACCATGATCACGAGCCTCACCCCTACCAGGGCCGAAGTAAATGATGTGGCCAACTCGGTCATGGATGGGGCCGATGCCGTAATGCTTTCAGGAGAAACCTCGGTGGGCAACTATCCGATTCAGGTAATCGAGAAGATGACCAGTATCTTAAAAAGCGTCGAAGGGTCAAGTTTGATAACGGTTCCTCAAAATCCGCCCCATATTCGAACCAAGAGGTACATCACCAAATCGGTCTGCTATCATGCAGCTTTAATGGCCAATGAGATACAGGCCAAAGCTATTTCTACCCTTACCAATAGTGGCTATACGGCTTTTCAAATCTCAGCTTGGCGGCCAAGCGCCCATATACTGGTCTTCACTTCAAACAAACGAATACTTACACAATTAAACTTGTTATGGGGGGTCAAGGCCTTTTATTATGATAGATATGTCTCTACCGATGAGACCATTGAAGATGTGAACGCCATTGCCTGTAAAAAAGGGTTTTTAGATGTGGGCGATATGCTCATTAGCCTTGCAGCCATGCCCATAAAAGATAAAGGAATGGTGAATACCTTACGGGTCACAGAAATAGAGACCTGTAGTTTTTAG
- a CDS encoding IPExxxVDY family protein, with product MLTTHKISAELFYDSFDLIAIHSSLNDYTLAYALNKHQGLRLQRNQKDRQLNNGISFPVFDWHDEVSDCEYVLFGNKCRIDESQRSDGLFEFDTSMRAYYLVQERKEVDYFLKICTDQDSKIAQMAQSINLISGVVMAYGLEADMLKSKANLIF from the coding sequence ATGTTGACAACCCACAAGATATCGGCTGAGCTGTTCTACGATTCATTCGACCTTATTGCTATTCATAGCAGTTTGAACGACTATACGTTGGCTTATGCGCTCAACAAGCATCAGGGACTTCGTTTGCAGCGAAATCAAAAAGACCGGCAACTCAACAATGGCATATCTTTTCCTGTTTTTGATTGGCATGATGAAGTGAGTGATTGTGAGTACGTCTTATTTGGGAACAAGTGTAGAATCGATGAAAGTCAAAGGTCTGATGGCCTTTTCGAGTTTGATACGTCTATGAGAGCATATTATTTGGTGCAAGAGCGAAAAGAAGTTGATTACTTTTTGAAGATCTGTACAGATCAAGACTCAAAAATTGCGCAAATGGCGCAGAGCATCAATTTAATTTCGGGCGTGGTCATGGCCTATGGGCTAGAGGCCGATATGTTAAAGTCTAAGGCAAACCTAATTTTTTGA
- a CDS encoding acyl carrier protein — protein MSDIASRVKAIIVDKLGVDENEVVPEASFTNDLGADSLDTVELIMEFEKEFDIQIPDDQAENIATVGQAISYIEEAK, from the coding sequence ATGTCAGACATTGCATCAAGAGTTAAGGCCATTATCGTTGATAAACTCGGTGTTGACGAAAATGAAGTAGTACCTGAAGCAAGCTTTACCAACGATTTGGGTGCAGATTCTTTGGACACTGTTGAGCTTATCATGGAGTTTGAGAAGGAATTCGACATCCAAATTCCTGATGATCAGGCTGAAAACATTGCTACGGTCGGTCAGGCCATAAGCTATATAGAAGAAGCAAAGTAA
- the purN gene encoding phosphoribosylglycinamide formyltransferase produces MKKLIILASGSGSNAENIITYFNSGNLAKVSLVLTNKSDAKVLQRCERLNIPAFYFNKAAFQYGTLLSLLRHENPDLILLAGFLWKIPSSFVEAFPNKIINIHPALLPKYGGKGMYGNRVHEAVRANSEKETGITIHYVNEHYDEGAIIHQEKVALNSEDSIESIAKKVHELEYEHYPKVIEKLLLGDG; encoded by the coding sequence ATGAAAAAACTTATCATCTTGGCATCTGGCTCTGGCTCAAATGCAGAAAACATCATTACGTATTTCAATTCAGGAAATCTTGCGAAAGTTTCATTGGTGTTGACCAATAAATCTGATGCCAAAGTGCTGCAAAGGTGTGAGCGGTTAAATATTCCGGCTTTTTATTTCAACAAGGCCGCCTTTCAATACGGTACATTGTTGAGCCTGCTCAGACATGAAAATCCCGACCTTATCCTTCTGGCAGGTTTTCTTTGGAAAATACCTTCCTCTTTCGTAGAGGCCTTCCCCAATAAAATCATCAACATTCATCCGGCATTGCTTCCCAAATACGGAGGTAAGGGCATGTACGGAAACAGGGTACATGAAGCCGTAAGGGCAAATTCAGAAAAAGAAACCGGCATCACTATCCATTACGTGAACGAACACTATGATGAAGGGGCGATCATCCATCAAGAAAAAGTAGCGCTCAACAGTGAAGACAGTATAGAGAGCATAGCAAAGAAAGTACATGAACTGGAGTACGAGCACTACCCGAAAGTTATTGAAAAACTGTTGCTGGGCGATGGCTAA
- the fabF gene encoding beta-ketoacyl-ACP synthase II, with translation MQLKRVVVTGLGALTPIGNNIDAYWDGLKNGKSGSALITYFDTEKFKTKFACELKGYNPQDHFDRKEARKLDRFAQYALVSSEEAIKDSGLDLDKLDKFRVGVVWGAGIGGLETFQDEVIGYAKGDGTPRFNPFFIPKMIADIAPGNISIKYGFMGPNYTTVSACASSANAMIDALNYIRLGHCQVVVTGGSEAAVTIAGMGGFNAMHALSTRNDSPETASRPFDATRDGFVLGEGAGALILEEYEHAKARGAKIYAEVIGGGLSSDAYHMTAPHPEGIGVVKVMENCLENAGVKPEEVDAINTHGTSTPLGDVAELKAISKVFGDHVHNININSTKSMTGHLLGAAGAIEAIASILAIEHSLVPPTINHSVVDENIDPKFNLTLNKAQAREVNIAMSNTFGFGGHNACVLFKKIS, from the coding sequence ATGCAGTTAAAGCGAGTTGTAGTTACCGGTTTGGGAGCCTTGACCCCGATTGGCAACAATATTGATGCCTATTGGGACGGATTAAAAAATGGAAAAAGCGGTTCTGCCCTGATCACATATTTTGACACGGAAAAGTTCAAAACCAAATTTGCCTGTGAACTAAAGGGGTATAACCCACAAGACCATTTTGACAGAAAGGAGGCCCGAAAACTTGATAGATTTGCCCAATATGCACTGGTTTCTTCAGAAGAGGCAATAAAAGATTCAGGTCTTGACCTCGATAAATTGGACAAATTCAGAGTCGGTGTTGTTTGGGGAGCAGGTATTGGAGGGCTTGAAACCTTTCAAGATGAAGTCATTGGGTATGCCAAAGGTGACGGTACCCCAAGATTCAACCCTTTCTTTATCCCTAAGATGATTGCGGACATTGCACCTGGCAATATTTCCATCAAATATGGTTTCATGGGCCCGAACTATACGACGGTCTCTGCCTGTGCTTCTTCAGCGAATGCTATGATCGATGCCCTGAACTACATACGTTTGGGCCATTGTCAAGTTGTGGTGACAGGAGGTAGTGAAGCTGCAGTGACCATAGCGGGTATGGGCGGTTTCAATGCCATGCATGCCCTTTCTACAAGAAACGATAGTCCCGAGACCGCCTCAAGACCCTTTGATGCCACTCGTGACGGGTTTGTTCTTGGCGAGGGAGCTGGCGCTTTGATTCTTGAAGAATATGAGCATGCCAAGGCCAGGGGAGCGAAAATTTATGCAGAGGTAATCGGTGGCGGGCTTTCAAGCGATGCCTACCATATGACGGCACCACATCCTGAAGGCATCGGAGTGGTGAAGGTGATGGAGAACTGCCTTGAAAATGCTGGCGTCAAACCTGAAGAAGTAGATGCCATCAACACCCATGGGACCTCGACACCCTTGGGCGATGTGGCAGAGCTAAAAGCAATATCAAAAGTGTTTGGCGACCATGTGCACAATATCAACATTAACTCTACCAAGTCTATGACCGGGCACCTTTTAGGGGCTGCCGGTGCAATTGAGGCAATAGCGTCGATATTGGCCATAGAGCATAGTCTGGTACCACCTACCATTAACCATAGTGTGGTCGATGAGAACATCGATCCCAAGTTCAACCTTACCTTGAACAAGGCGCAAGCACGGGAGGTTAATATAGCGATGAGCAACACCTTTGGTTTTGGAGGGCATAATGCCTGCGTGCTTTTCAAGAAAATAAGTTGA